A window from Citrus sinensis cultivar Valencia sweet orange chromosome 5, DVS_A1.0, whole genome shotgun sequence encodes these proteins:
- the LOC102613630 gene encoding probable U6 snRNA-associated Sm-like protein LSm4: MLPLSLLKTAQGHPMLVELKNGETYNGHLVNCDTWMNIHLREVICTSKDGDRFWRMPECYIRGNTIKYLRVPDEVIDKVQEETKSRSDRKPPGVGRGRGRGREDGASGRQTKGIGRGLDDGGAKGVGGGRGRGGPGGKPGGSRGGGRSRG, from the exons ATG CTTCCCCTTTCTCTACTTAAAACTGCACAAGGCCATCCAATG TTAGTAGAACTGAAAAATGGGGAGACTTACAATGGACATTTGGTCAATTGTGATACTTGGATGAACATCCATCTTCGTGAAGTCATCTGTACATCTAAG GATGGAGATAGATTTTGGAGAATGCCTGAATGCTATATTCGGGGGAACACAATCAAGTATCTTCGAGTTCCTGATGAG GTGATTGATAAAGTTCAGGAAGAAACCAAGAGTCGATCAG ATCGTAAGCCACCTGGGGTTGGGCGTGGTAGAGGAAGAGGCCGGGAAGATGGTGCCAGTGGAAGGCAAACAAAAGGCATTGGGCGTGGTCTGGATGATGGTGGTGCTAAGGGAGTAGGTGGAGGCCGAGGCAGGGGTGGGCCTGGTGGAAAGCCTGGTGGGAGCAGAG GTGGAGGGCGAAGTCGAGGGTAG
- the LOC102618978 gene encoding transcription factor MYB39-like isoform X1: MGRSPCCDESRSLKKGPWTREEDQKLVDCIGRHGHGNWSALPKLAGLNRCGKSCRLRWTNYLRPDIRRGRFSEEEERIIINLHSVLGNKWSRIASHLPGRTDNEIKNFWNTHIRKKFLQMGIDPITHKPRVDLSQLLNLPQTLYSSPFGNLSTSPFGNNNALKLQTDATQLARIELLQNLLQLMNKSAVIPNVGNYSGALGFDNLNQPFQNVMAQATLQNPGSSPQATGELEAQINSLSWFEAGLEQFEVLNDHDVISNENSSYGHNIQQECKLPPMVNASCDETPSLSQTDHHFAAYEAWEKFIDDETSDSYWKKFLDFTSSSSSPIR; the protein is encoded by the exons ATGGGTAGATCTCCATGTTGTGATGAAAGCAGAAGCTTAAAGAAGGGACCGTGGACTCGGGAGGAAGATCAAAAGCTTGTTGATTGCATCGGCAGGCATGGCCATGGAAATTGGAGTGCTCTTCCCAAGTTAGCTGGCTTGAATAGGTGTGGAAAGAGTTGCAGACTCAGATGGACAAATTATCTGAGGCCTGATATTAGGAGAGGAAGATTTTCCGAGGAGGAGGAGCGTATCATCATAAATCTTCATTCTGTTCTCGGAAACAA GTGGTCGAGGATTGCTAGCCATCTTCCTGGACGAACGGATAATGAGATCAAGAACTTTTGGAACACCCACATAAGAAAAAAGTTTCTTCAAATGGGAATTGATCCTATCACGCACAAGCCGAGAGTTGACCTCAGTCAACTTCTGAACCTTCCTCAGACGCTTTATTCATCACCATTTGGAAATTTGAGTACGAGTCCTTTTGGTAATAATAATGCTCTTAAATTACAAACAGATGCAACCCAACTCGCCAGAATCGAATTGTTGCAAAACCTCTTGCAGCTTATGAATAAAAGCGCAGTTATTCCAAACGTTGGGAATTATTCTGGTGCATTAGGGTTTGATAATCTAAACCAGCCATTTCAAAATGTAATGGCTCAAGCCACTTTGCAGAACCCTGGTTCGAGCCCTCAAGCAACTGGTGAACTCGAGGCTCAGATCAATTCGTTGTCATGGTTCGAAGCTGGGCTGGAGCAGTTTGAAGTTCTGAATGATCATGATGTTATTAGTAATGAAAATAGTTCTTACGGTCATAATATTCAACAAGAATGCAAGCTCCCGCCGATGGTTAATGCTTCTTGTGATGAGACTCCGAGTCTCAGCCAAACTGATCATCACTTTGCAGCATATGAAGCCTGGGAGAAATTCATTGATGATGAAACCAGTGACTCCTACTGGAAAAAGTTTCTAGA TTTCACGTCGTCCTCGTCATCACCAATCAGATGA
- the LOC102618978 gene encoding transcription factor MYB39-like isoform X2, translating into MGRSPCCDESRSLKKGPWTREEDQKLVDCIGRHGHGNWSALPKLAGLNRCGKSCRLRWTNYLRPDIRRGRFSEEEERIIINLHSVLGNKWSRIASHLPGRTDNEIKNFWNTHIRKKFLQMGIDPITHKPRVDLSQLLNLPQTLYSSPFGNLSTSPFGNNNALKLQTDATQLARIELLQNLLQLMNKSAVIPNVGNYSGALGFDNLNQPFQNVMAQATLQNPGSSPQATGELEAQINSLSWFEAGLEQFEVLNDHDVISNENSSYGHNIQQECKLPPMVNASCDETPSLSQTDHHFAAYEAWEKFIDDETSDSYWKKFLE; encoded by the exons ATGGGTAGATCTCCATGTTGTGATGAAAGCAGAAGCTTAAAGAAGGGACCGTGGACTCGGGAGGAAGATCAAAAGCTTGTTGATTGCATCGGCAGGCATGGCCATGGAAATTGGAGTGCTCTTCCCAAGTTAGCTGGCTTGAATAGGTGTGGAAAGAGTTGCAGACTCAGATGGACAAATTATCTGAGGCCTGATATTAGGAGAGGAAGATTTTCCGAGGAGGAGGAGCGTATCATCATAAATCTTCATTCTGTTCTCGGAAACAA GTGGTCGAGGATTGCTAGCCATCTTCCTGGACGAACGGATAATGAGATCAAGAACTTTTGGAACACCCACATAAGAAAAAAGTTTCTTCAAATGGGAATTGATCCTATCACGCACAAGCCGAGAGTTGACCTCAGTCAACTTCTGAACCTTCCTCAGACGCTTTATTCATCACCATTTGGAAATTTGAGTACGAGTCCTTTTGGTAATAATAATGCTCTTAAATTACAAACAGATGCAACCCAACTCGCCAGAATCGAATTGTTGCAAAACCTCTTGCAGCTTATGAATAAAAGCGCAGTTATTCCAAACGTTGGGAATTATTCTGGTGCATTAGGGTTTGATAATCTAAACCAGCCATTTCAAAATGTAATGGCTCAAGCCACTTTGCAGAACCCTGGTTCGAGCCCTCAAGCAACTGGTGAACTCGAGGCTCAGATCAATTCGTTGTCATGGTTCGAAGCTGGGCTGGAGCAGTTTGAAGTTCTGAATGATCATGATGTTATTAGTAATGAAAATAGTTCTTACGGTCATAATATTCAACAAGAATGCAAGCTCCCGCCGATGGTTAATGCTTCTTGTGATGAGACTCCGAGTCTCAGCCAAACTGATCATCACTTTGCAGCATATGAAGCCTGGGAGAAATTCATTGATGATGAAACCAGTGACTCCTACTGGAAAAAGTTTCTAGAGTAG